ATTGTAAGCAAATAAGTGATCACAATAATTGGCCAGTGCCACAAGTAAGTGGAGTAGGAGATGTTACCAACAAAACGTATTGGGCGAAGGCTCATCAATTTTCCGGTAATTGAGTTTTCTGTCGTAGTTACAATAAAAATGCATGTTGCCAATACTGCAAATAGAGAGTTTTCAGTAAAATTAGAATTTCCGATAAAAGAGATAAATATGAAACACAGAAAACAGATACTTATACCGCTCAGAAGCTCTGTATAAACGTTCCGTGTATTGAGTTGAGGGAAGTTTTTCAAAAGTAGAGCAATAAATAGGCCTGCAAAAAGTTCCCACATACGTGTTGGTAACATATAAAATCTAAAATCTGTGCTAACCAAGTTATGCCCATATCTACAGGCAAGGAAAGATAAGATTGTAGCTATAAAAACAAATATCCATAATGTATTTTGTTTTTTCTTCGTAAAATAGGGCAATATAACGAAAATTGCCGGTATAATAAGGTAGAATTGCTCTTCTATTCCTAGGGTCCATGTATGCAATAAAGGGCACAAGTCAGCCTTAATAGCGAAATATCCTGCATGCTTCCAGAAAAAAATATTAGAAATTGAGAAAACTGCTGTAAGTATAGATTGGGAAAATTCAGAAAAAGCCGGAGTATAAGATAGCAATAACGCAAAAGGGATGAATGTTATTATGATACACACCAACAGCGCTGGCATAATTCTTCTGATTCTACGTAAATAAAAGTTTGAGGCAGAAATTTTTCCTGTAGACTCGAACTCTTTAAAGAGATTGGAAGAAATTAAGAAACCTGAAATAACAAAAAAAATATCAACCCCAAGCCAGCCGCCTGTGTTTAACTTAAGATGAAATAATAGTACTCCAAGTACAGCAATAGCTCGTAGTCCGTCGATTTCAGTTCTATACTGTCTCATTTAAGAACTTTTCTCCTAGGCAAAGGCCTGCCCCCAAGATCCATTCAACACATTGATATATATCAAATATTGAAATAATTTATTAACTAATTATAAAGTTTGCAAATGAACTTTATTTTTACGGATAAGAGTTTCACAATCGATAATAAAAGGTGGGGAGTAATTTATTTGTTTGGCGGAATAAATATATTTGAGATTAAATAACTCTGTAATTTTTAAATGGCACGGCTCATCTATATGACATATCTATTTATTTTGAAAAGTTAATTATTCTTATCTTTGTGCATTGTCAAGTATTCAAAATATCATAACTAAATAAAGGCTACAGTCTAAGAGGATAATGAAAAAATAACTTAAATTCCACTCTTTTCCTTTGTTCCCCTATCAAATCTAAGGGAAGACTAGTGCAGATTATCGGGCGAATTCTAAGACATGCTGACGGCAAAAGACCAAGACTTTATGATTTTATTGATATCAAAGTAGGGGTGCTAGAGGACAGTGCTGGAATACGGCAACGTATTTATGATGAAATGGCGTAGACATAGCTCGATAATTTATAAGCCCCCTTGAATTTCAAGGGGGCTTTGTTTTTGCGCTTGAAGAATATATTCTGTCTAATTTATATCATTCACTTGAAGATAAGTCTGCATTTTCTGAAATTTCGTCAGAATCTTTGGGTGTAGTCGTTAGTAAAGGCCAAAAGAGTCTTACCGCTTTGGCTATCCTGTAATCCATCGGCATTGCATGAGGTTCTCCAAGGGCCAGCTCTCTTAGCGGTTCGGCAATTACCATAGACAACATTAGATTGCTGATCTCCAAAGCATCGCACTTGCCGATCAACTGCTTATCCGTTTGTCGCTGAAGCCAGTCTGCTAAAATCTGTCTACCGCGCATCACACCGTTTTCACGATAAATATCCGTCAAATGGTTTTTGCCCGGAAAATCTGCCTGTAACAGTTTGAACATTGCTACGGCTGTAGAGCTGAGCACCTGCGTCGCTATTTCAGCGAGACCATGTTGCAGGAGTTCAGTTACCTGTTCTTGATTATTTGCATCATTAATGAATGCCGTTTTGAAGGCCGCGCTCCAGTTCCCCAGCGCCTGCTCAATCAAAGCATCCCGATTTTCTGCAAAGCGATAAATGGTTTTTTTAGCAACTTTGGATTCTTTGGCAATACGGTCCATAGTGGTCTTAGCATAGCCTTCTGCCAGCAGCAGTTCCAGTGTCGCTGTAATGATTTTTTGTTTTAGTTCATCAGAAGATGCTGGTGGTCTTCCGCGAGAACGGGTTTTTGAGTCAGGTAGTTTATCCATAAGATTCCTGTAAATTAATATTGACAACTTCGCCATTCTTATCCTAATTCCCAATTTGGAAACGATATTCGTTTCCAAATTGTGTAATAACTTTTATATAGGAATTCTATTATGAAGCGTTGCTGTAATCAAAATCATGCATGGGGCGTGGAAAATATAAAACAACTCTTATCACCTGCTCCTTTAAAAGTTGAAATGGGCGTTATTGATGGCCCTGAGCCCCTTATAACCGTGGCCGTAAGGACCGATTTACACGGCTGCAGTGGTAAAATGTTGGATTGGTGGTTTAAATTTTTCGAAACTACTGAACATATAAAGTGGTGGCATCCGCTGGATCATGTTGCCCACTATGGGTGGGACGAAAATTGGCATAAAGGGAAAAGCTATATTGGTGCAACCGTTTCAGCAAAGGAAAAACTTGCAGATCTTCCGGCTGTTGCAGCTAAACTTAAATTTCACGCAGCGGAAGATTTTTTTGCTCCTGCCGACTTGGAAGAGGCATATAGCAATAACTGGCTGTCTGCAGCTATTTGTTCTTCAATCGGCTTCGGCGATGATATTATACTCGATGAGGACGGTGATCCGATGGACGGTGAAATGATGCACCTTGCCAGAGACACAGATTTTGGATGTGTTTTGCGTAGTCGTTTCTTACTGGGGAAACAACATCCGGTACCGCTTGAAATTTCCCTGAATTTGATGCGCCACTGCTATAATGAATTCACATACTTGTCTAACTTCTTACCGTCTCTTTACCATGCAGATAATCCGGGAGTAGAAATTCCACGTCCTTGGTAAATCTGTTGATTGAAAGTCAAATGTTACAAAGGCCATTCCATGCATGTTCGTATGGAATGGCCTTTACAATAATTTCAAATTGATTTTTGCGTTATTGGACTTTTTTTCGCGGTTAATTAAAAGTTATGAGCGGATAAATGATCTATGTCTGACCATAAGCCACGCGATGCCGCATATAGTTCCAACAAGTATCTGCATGATGCCTAGGGTAGAGATAAGGGCGTCTGTTTCCAGTGATATGAGGAACATGCCTACGCTACCCATGAACAGGGCCGTGAAGTTAATTAGGGAAGCTGCGGAGCCAGTATCTCCGTCTTGTTGGGAAAGCAGCATATTCGCTGAAGGAGGACGCATCATGCTTACTCCAATGGTGCTTGCGAACATCGTCAAAGCAAATATATTTGGCGATGATGTTCCAAAAAATTCAAGTACGATACCACTGATTGTCAGAATGCTATAGCTGACTGTGATGATAGTCCGACTGTTGATCCACTTTGAAAGGCGCATGAACAGCAGGGGGCCGATCAGTGAACCTAGTGCATTGAAGCCGAAGTACAGCCCATACATCTGCTCGCTCATGCCGAATCCGTTGATGTAGATAAAGGCGGATGCGGCAATGAAAGCCATTAGAGGCAGTGGGGCCATAGAAAATACTCCCAGAAGGGAGGAAAAACCCGGATTTTTCAGAACCACGCCAAGTCTCCCTATGGAACGTAGAACATGTCCATCATACCGTTCCTCAAGAGTCTCATCCAGCTGTGTGGATAAGCAAAAAGTTATAATGGCAAATCCGGTAAGGGTCCAAAAGATGACCCTCCAGCTCATAAATTTTAGGATAATTGCGCCAAGTATCGGTGCAACCACCGGGGCGACTACAACCATGGCCATAACCAAAGCCAGAACAGATTCGCGTTTGCGCCCAGTGAACATGTCTTTGACCATGGCGGTCGCAACAGCTTCGGCTGCTCCTCCGCCGAATGCTTGAAATACTCTAGATAGGATAAGCATTGTTACGTTGGTGGACAGAGCGCACCCCGCACTACCTATAATGTACAGTACAAGCCCTGTCAGTAGGACAGGTTTTCGCCCGAATTTTTCGCTTACAGGTCCCCAGAACAGTATGCCCAGAGCAAAAAAGATTAGAAAAAGACTGAGGCTCAGGTTTACCGCACTCTGGCTTGCGTTGAGAATTTTCATCATGTGTGGCAGTGCCGGAAGATACAGGTCCGTTGACAGGGGAGGGAAGGCACTGAGTACTGCCAGCATGGCGATCATGGTTTTTTTGCCGAAAAAATGTTGTTTATTTTCCAATTTATTACTCCTGAAAACAGTCTAATAAGGAACGTTTCCGGTTTTTATTCTCTTACTGATCACTTCATTCAGGGTGGTCATTACTTCATACCACTTTTCAAATGTCTCCATCCCAAGTTGTTCTGTGATGGATGCGAACCAGTTGGTCACCTCTGTATGGACATGGTTTATATGTTCTTCAAAAGCTAAACTTACTGTCAGTACCACCTCGCGTCGGTTCTCCGAGTTAACTTCACGTTGAACCATTCCTGTCTTGACCATGCGTTCTACTTGGGAGGAGGCCGCGGCTTTGGACAGCCGCATCACCGTTGCAAATTCTTTAAGCGAACAAGGAGCGATATTCATCAACATCAATGCTGCGTGAATGTGGCTGGAACTCATTTTTTTGAATATGTCATCAGGCATTTCGGCCTTTATCTTATTAACCACGACGGTTTCGATGTAATCCTTCATGAGTCCGTCAGTCCTGACTATGAAATCGACCTTATCGTTAAATGTGTTCGGCATTTTTTCGTATCTCCAACTATTGGGCAAGTGTTTCTTCGGCGCAGGGGTGTCCTAAAGAGGGATGATCTAGAATATTAAAACAATACTGTCAATAAATTTGACTGTTATGTTTGTTGACTGTTTTTTGGGGGGATGGTTAGTTGAATTTTATGAATATGCGAGAGTGACTGGTTTTTCGATCAGAAGGGTGCGTTGTAATGTGATATTTTATGAGAATACAATAAATATTAATTCTTAAAAGATGTTAAATTTGTTTAAAGACAATAAACAACAAAGCCCCCCTTGAATCTCAAGGAGGGCTTAATTTTGCTAATGCCGAAAACTACATGCTATCAATTTTGAGGGCATTCTTAGCGAGTTTGATTTTTTCGTTCTTCTCCATTTCGAGAAGTCCTTGAAAAACATCACTAACTTCATCAGAAATTTCATTTTGGAGGATTCCTTCGTAGGTATCTAAGAGGCATTGGTCAAAATCAACGGCAATCTTAATTCCTGCGGGTCTGTCATACCCGGGTTAGTAGTTGCGGAGAAAAAAGGGCTAAGGAACGTTTCCGGTTTTTATTCTCTTACTGATCACTTGATTCAGGGTGGTCATTACTTCATACCATTTTTCAAATGTCTCCATCCCAAGTTGTTCTGTGATGGATGCGAATCCGTTGGTCACCTGTCTTTGTGTATTGCCTTGTTTGAGTGGTGTAGTGTTCTTATTAGTTAACATTTATTGATGAGTTGTGGCTAATCATTATAGGGTTGAATGTCTAGAGTTATATGTTTGTTATCATCTGATACTTTTTAAAATATTATAGGTTTTATAATATAATAAACTGTATTAATTGCTAAAAAAATCTGCTGTCTTTCGCTTGGATTGATCTTACAAATCTTTTATCTGTTTCGTAGCCATATTGTTTTGTGAGATATTTTAAAGAGTTATGTGTAAAATTGAGTTGTTGTATTATTTAGTTGCAATTGATTCTCTTTTTCACTAGGGTTTGTCGTCACAAGTATAGAGCTATTTTTTTACTATAAAGACATGTAGTATTTATAAAGTAATAAGTTGTTTTTAAGGTTCTGCGTTTTAATTTTATTTAAGATAAATTTTTTTAATAAAATATATTATTGTAAAGATTCTTTTAGTATAAAATATTTTTTTTTAGTGAATAGTTCTTTAAATTATTGCGTTGTAAATTCTTATTTATTTGTAGCAATATTACGTTTGCATCAAATTAAAACTTAATTGTTAATATTAAAATTTGATGCAATATTAGCACACTTATTGATAATGAAAATTGGAATCAAAACCATTAAGACCGTTGCTGTTTGATCATTCCGAGTTTCTGCGAGTTTGCGAAATTATAGTCTTGAGCCTGTACACGACAAATAAATAGTAGCGAATAGTGTGGATAAATATAGGCAGGTCGTTACATGTAAAAAAGCTTAATTCTTAGTTCTATGCGTCAAGGAATGGATTTAATCGTTATTATTTCGAATGGAGGTTCGAATGGTGTTTGTAAAAGAAATAAGCATAACTGCGGTTGCTGTGTTGTGCTGCTTTGCCTTTGGATCAGCTGCAGTCGCTTCTGATACTGATGGCGTTAAGAAAAGTACTGCTTTGTCGGTGCAGAATAGA
This sequence is a window from Desulfovibrio sp. UCD-KL4C. Protein-coding genes within it:
- a CDS encoding multidrug effflux MFS transporter — protein: MENKQHFFGKKTMIAMLAVLSAFPPLSTDLYLPALPHMMKILNASQSAVNLSLSLFLIFFALGILFWGPVSEKFGRKPVLLTGLVLYIIGSAGCALSTNVTMLILSRVFQAFGGGAAEAVATAMVKDMFTGRKRESVLALVMAMVVVAPVVAPILGAIILKFMSWRVIFWTLTGFAIITFCLSTQLDETLEERYDGHVLRSIGRLGVVLKNPGFSSLLGVFSMAPLPLMAFIAASAFIYINGFGMSEQMYGLYFGFNALGSLIGPLLFMRLSKWINSRTIITVSYSILTISGIVLEFFGTSSPNIFALTMFASTIGVSMMRPPSANMLLSQQDGDTGSAASLINFTALFMGSVGMFLISLETDALISTLGIMQILVGTICGIAWLMVRHRSFIRS
- a CDS encoding MarR family transcriptional regulator, with the translated sequence MPNSWRYEKMPNTFNDKVDFIVRTDGLMKDYIETVVVNKIKAEMPDDIFKKMSSSHIHAALMLMNIAPCSLKEFATVMRLSKAAASSQVERMVKTGMVQREVNSENRREVVLTVSLAFEEHINHVHTEVTNWFASITEQLGMETFEKWYEVMTTLNEVISKRIKTGNVPY
- a CDS encoding TetR/AcrR family transcriptional regulator, translating into MAKLSILIYRNLMDKLPDSKTRSRGRPPASSDELKQKIITATLELLLAEGYAKTTMDRIAKESKVAKKTIYRFAENRDALIEQALGNWSAAFKTAFINDANNQEQVTELLQHGLAEIATQVLSSTAVAMFKLLQADFPGKNHLTDIYRENGVMRGRQILADWLQRQTDKQLIGKCDALEISNLMLSMVIAEPLRELALGEPHAMPMDYRIAKAVRLFWPLLTTTPKDSDEISENADLSSSE